The following proteins come from a genomic window of Meles meles chromosome 1, mMelMel3.1 paternal haplotype, whole genome shotgun sequence:
- the HYI gene encoding putative hydroxypyruvate isomerase: MAPLRFSANVSWLFPELPGLPARLRAAGGSGFEAAEVAWPYAEPPVALARAAREAGLRMVLINTPPGDREKGEMGLGAVPGRQAAFREGLEQAVLYAKALDCPRIHLMAGRVPQGADRAAVRSEMETVFLENLRHAAGVLAQESLVGLLEPINTRITDPQYFLDTPQQAAAILQKVGRPNLQLQMDLFHWQIMDGNLTGNIREFLPLVGHVQVAQVPGRGEPDSPGELNFPYLFQLLEDEGYEGFVGCEYRPQGDTAEGLSWLRAYWDRRGHPQAGR; the protein is encoded by the exons ATGGCTCCGCTCCGTTTCTCGGCCAACGTATCGTGGCTGTTCCCCGAGCTCCCCGGGCTCCCCGCGCGGCTCCGGGCGGCCGGCGGCTCGGGCTTCGAGGCCGCCGAGGTGGCCTGGCCGTACGCGGAGCCCCCCGTGGCACTGGCGCGCGCGGCGCGGGAAGCGGGGCTGCGGATGGTGCTGATCAACACGCCCCCTG GAGACCgagagaaaggggaaatgggGCTGGGGGCCGTTCCCGGGAGGCAAGCGGCCTTCCGAGAGGGGCTGGAACAGGCAGTGCTGTACGCCAAGGCTCTGGACTGTCCCAG GATTCACCTAATGGCTGGCCGAGTGCCCCAGGGGGCTGACCGAGCAGCAGTCAGGAGTGAAATGGAGACAGTTTTTCTGGAGAACCTGAGGCACGCAGCTggagttttggctcag GAGAGCCTCGTGGGACTGCTGGAGCCCATCAACACCCGCATCACCGACCCCCAGTACTTCCTGGACACCCCCCAGCAGG CGGCAGCCATCTTACAGAAGGTCGGAAGACCCAACCTCCAGTTACAGATG GACCTATTCCACTGGCAGATCATGGATGGGAATCTGACAGGGAATATACGGGAGTTTCTGCCCCTTGTTG GGCATGTGCAGGTGGCCCAGGTCCCAGGCCGGGGGGAGCCTGACAGCCCCGGAGAGCTGAACTTCCCCTATCTGTTCCAACTGCTGGAGGATGAAGGCTACGAGGGCTTTGTGGGCTGCGAGTACCGGCCTCAAG GAGACACAGCAGAGGGCTTGAGTTGGCTTCGTGCATATTGGGACAGGCGGGGCCACCCTCAGGCTGGCCGGTGA